Part of the Paenibacillus sp. YPG26 genome, TAACAAGCTCCTTCTTGCCCCGTATTCCAAATATGTGGTTGAGGATTTGAATGGCGATCATCTGCTTGAATTGACAACGATAGCTTTTAAGAGGAATGAATACAATCTGGTCACTTGTTATCAGGTACAAGACGGACAAGCTGCTGAGCTGGACACCCTGCAGCTGGGAGCTGGACTCAACAATTACCTGAATGTTATGTCAGGTATGGTAACTCCGAACCAGAAGGGCATTATTCTGGATGCTTCATACTTGACGCATTCCGCTTATTCGACCTTGATCATGATGAGGGATAACAAGCTGGTTAACGTGCTCGACCAGGATGATAATCTGAACGACCTGCCGATCCGCAGCGGGGATGTGAATGACGATAACATTCTGGAAATGGGACGGCTTAAGATTCCTTCAGGCTGGGAGAAGGTCATTCTCGACAAACCGCCGCGCTTCCTTGATTATTACCAGTGGGAAGAGAAGGTAACCTCGGGGGATCTGAAGGATATGAAGTTCATCAAGGAGCAGTATATGGATCCTGATGGCAGGTTCGTATTCAATTTCCCGGATGATCTGAAAGGGAAGGTGACACTGGATCAAAGCTCAGTTATGGACCAGTACTTAAAGTTCATCAAGATAGAGAATCAGGAGCTGGTCGCTGAGATCAAATTCGTCCCACTGTCCCAGTGGGAGAAGCTGAAGCCGGATTGGTCTATGCTGATGCGGGATAATGACCAGGTCATCGCCTATAAGACATCATTCAATAACGAGATCATGAAGAAAAATTTGAGATAGAAGACCGTTTTAATCAGAGAGGATGTTTGGTAGCAGTGAGTAAAGTTCTTATCATGGAGGACGAAGAGTCTATCCGTAGTTTTATTGTAATTAACTTGAAACGCAACGGCTTTGAAGTCCTGGAGGCAGCGGATGGAAATGAGGCACTCAGCAAGCTGACAAGTGTTCCTGATATTGATATTGCGCTGCTGGATGTCATGGTACCCGGGATCGACGGCTTTGAAGTCTGCAGGCGCATACGTGAGACGAATGAGCGGATCGGAATTATCTTTCTGACGGCCAAGGTTCAGGAGCAGGATAAGGTGTACGCCCTGTCCGTAGGCGCGGATGACCATGTCAGCAAGCCGTTCAGTCCAACTGAGCTGATTGCACGTATTCATTCCTTGCTCCGCCGGGTTAATGTATATAGAGAGACAAGCGCAAAGGTAAGCTTCACCTCAGGACCTTTTACCTTGGATCTGATCAGCAAGCAATTCAAGAAGAACAGCACCATGATAGAACTGACACCGACAGAGTTCTCGCTAATTCAGTATTTCTTGGAGAAAGAGAACACACCGCTGAGCAGGGATCAGCTGCTGGATCATGTATGGGGCAAGGAGTATATGGGAGATCCTAAGATTGTGGATGTCAACATTCGGAGGATTCGCCAGAAGATCGAAGCCAATCCGTCAGATCCTGCATATCTGCAGACCGTATGGGGACACGGTTATAAGTGGAAGGGCGAAGGTCAATGATTCGTAAAGGGATCGGTCGGCAGATCGTTCTTCATTATTTTATCGTAGTATTTGTCACCCTGCTTCTGGTTGAGGTTATCTTTCTGTTCGCAATCCGTACTTACTATTATGACAGCATCTACAGCCACATTGCCAATCATGCGGCGATGGTCACAGATAACTTTCAGAATTCAAGCCAGTCCGAAATTCAGGAAGACACCGCCTTTTATACCAACATTATTTCCGTCTTCTCATTGGCCAATACGGAGCTGCAGATCCTGGACCGTCATGGGCATATCCTTATGACCAACAGTTCATTTCTATCTCATAAGCCCGTCCAGACGAGTGATTTGTCCCAGGCACTCACAAGCAATATAGGCAAATGGATTGGTCGTGAACCGGCTACCGGGGAGATGGTGATGTCTGTCTCAAGCCCGATTCAACTGCTCGGAGAGAACAAATATGTAATCAGGTACATTACTTCTATGGAGCCGATTAACTCCAAGCTGCTGAATATTACTTTACTTGCCGCATTGGTGGGTGTGGTTATCCTTGCGGTGGTACTGCTGTTCAGCATGGGACTGGCTAACTCCATTGTGAAGCCGATCAATAATATCCGTGCGGTATCTGCTCAAATGGCCCGGGGCAGGTTTGACGTTCGGGTGAAAGGGGAATATAAATACGAGCTGGGTGAATTGGCCGGCACCCTTAACTACATGGCACAGGAAATTGTCAGGGGCAATCAGATCAAGGATGACTTCATCTCTTCGATCTCACATGAGCTGCGCACGCCGCTTACAGGGATTAAGGGGTGGAGCGAGACGTTAACCTCAGGCGGGTTTGACCCGGAGGAGACCAGGATTGGCATGCAGATCATTGCCAAGGAGACGGATCGTCTGATTGGTCTTGTTGAGGAGATGCTCGATTTCTCCAAATTGCAGCAAAATGAGATGAAGCTTGTAATTGCTTCTGTGAATCTCAAAGAGCTTCTTCAAGAGACAATGCTGAACGTATGGGCTAAGGCGGAACAGAAACGGATACAAATCAAGCTGGATGACCATACGGAGTCAGCAGTCATGGTGCCTGGTGACGGGAACCGACTGAAGCAGGTTTTTCTGAATCTAGTCGACAATGCCATCAAATTCTCTACAGAGGATTCATGGATCCATCTCGGAATCCGGATTCAGGATGGATGGGCTGTCGTTGAAGTTATTGATAGTGGAATCGGAATAAGCGATGAGCATCTGCGCCGTGTTAAGGACCGCTTCTTCCAAGTGAACCATCAAGGAGGAGGAACAGGGCTTGGACTTGCGATAAGTCAACAACTGGTAGAACTGCATAATGGGGATATGGAGATGCGCAGTGAGCTGGGTGTCGGAACGACCGTGAGTGTTCGTCTCCCTCTGCTTGATGAGCTGGATAAGAATGAAGCTTAAGTTATCCGTATAGGTAATAGGATTCGGGAGAAGAGGATGATCTGTCATGAGCAAGCCTGTAGGAATGCTGACACTGCCAGACCAACAGCTGGAAATTCATCTGGCGGACCACGAAGATACTGATCTGATTTGTCAAATGCTGATTGAAGCAGCGGAATGGATGATCTCACAAGGTATTTATCAATGGAATCCCGAACAATTCACACAAGAAGAGATTATGTCGTATTTCCAATACAGACAAATCTATATTATCTATGCCCGGACGGAAGCTGCAGCTATGTTCACATTACAGCAGAGTGACCCTGATTACTGGGGGATGCGTAACAGCAAGGGGTATAACTATCTTCATCGTCTAACAGTAAGAAGAAATTTCAGTAATTCAGGGCTCGGTGCTTACATTATCGAGTGGGCTGCCGAGCGTACCCGTAAGAGTGGAGGGAAGGGACTTCGTCTTGATTGCCTTGCCCAGAACCTTAAGCTGAACGGCTTTTATCAGAAGCTTGGCTTCCGCTACATGGGCACGGCGCTCAAGAACGGACGCGAATATAATCTCTATGAACAGTGGGACACCGTGGATTCATCTCCCGCAGACGATCTGGTAGATTTTGTCTACTTCAATGATAAGGATATCCACCTGCTGCAGAGCTGGTCGGCTTCTGAAGCATTTCAGCTGCAGTGGGCAGGGGGAAGGTGGTCATATCCACTTACTGAAGAAGATATGAGGGCATACATACAAGATGCCAACTTCCCTTGGAAATCAGATACGCTTATCTTCAAGGTGATCCATCGTCGATCCAAAGAAATCATCGGGCACATTAGTCTGTCTGAGATTGACCGCAGAAATCGTTCAGCGCGCATTTGCCGTGTGATTCTTGGAGATCCCAAGTACCGGGGTCGCGGAATAGGCAAAGCCATGATTGTAGAGATGCTGCGAATTGGCTTTCAAGCCCTGAATTTGCACCGCGTCACACTTGGTGTATTTGATTTTAACAGGCCGGCGATACAGGTGTATCTCTCCGCGGGATTTAAGAAGGAAGGGCTAATGCGGGAGAAGATTCTGTACCGTAATGAGTACTGGAGTATGCTGGAAATGAGTATGCTGCGTCACGAGTGGGAGGAGCTATACGGTGAAGACCGTTAGCCAGAATCCCGTACACACTTGTGCACATCAGTTGCCAATCGCTAGGGTAGCAGGGGCTATTTCCTTAGTCATCTTGATGACTAGTGGATTGGCCCTTTTCTTGTTAATTCTGCAGCATCTCCTGTATGGATAAAGCAGCAGTAATACTTACCATTACCATTCATAAAAGCACGCACAAAAAAAGCGGATCATGTTGATCCGCTTGGGTCTAAGCTTAAGATGACATTCCACCAGCCCGCAGGCGGTTGGCATCATATACTTCTTTGAGAAGACGGGCTGGTTGAGGACGAACAGCAGGCTTCGCTACAACCGTCTCTCCAGGGCCAATGACTAACACTTCATTGATATTACCCTTGATCACGGCACCGTCCTTGATCACAGCGCCTTCTCCGATGATAGCACGTTCAATAACTACGTTACGTCCAATCTTCGCATGGGGCATAATAATACTGTCCTTGATTTTGCTGAAGCGTCCAACCTCAGTTCCCCCAAACAGTACTGAACGTTCTGCATAACCTTCAAGGCCACAGTTATCATGCACCAGTGAAGAATTAGCTTGTATAGCGCGATGTTTTGCACCCGATTTTCTGGTGTGCTGCTCATTGGTGTACATCGGCCAATCTTCGTTATGAAGCTGCCACTCAGCGGATTCATCCAGAAGGTCCATGTGAGCTTCCCACAGACTGTCTACGGTACCTACATCTCTCCAGTATCCTTGAAATTCATAGGCATACAGGGAGGTGCTGTCGGCAAGCATGTTAGGGATTACATCTTTACCAAAATCATGAGATGAATTTGGATTATTAGCATCCTGAATCAAATGCTGCTTCAAGTAATCCCATTTGAAAATGTAAATGCCCATGGAAGCCAGATTGCTTTGAGGCTCCTTCGGCTTCTCGGCGAATTCCGTGATCCGGTATTGATCATCTATCGACATAACGCCGAAACGATGAGCTTCGTTCCAAGGAACAGGCATCACTGAGATTGTAGCAGGGGCATTGGAATTTACATGAAAGTCAAGCATCTCGCGATAATTCATGTGATAAATGTGATCACCTGATAAGATCAGAACATTCTCGGGATTCTGGGCATCGATGTAATCCATATTTTGATAAATTGCATCCGCTGTGCCAGAATATTCATCAGAACCTGTATTGTAAGAAGGTAGAAGTGCGATACCTCCATTGTCTGTATGTGCAAGACCCCAGGCATCCCCTTCACCGATATGCTCATGAAGTGATTCAGCCTCATACTGGGTAAGTACTCCGATCGTATCAATACCTGAGTTAACGCAGTTGCTGAGAGGAAAATCAATTATTCTATAACGACCGCCGAAGGGCACAGCCGGCTTTGCTTGCTTAGACGTAAGCGGAGATAATCTGCGACCCTCTCCTCCCGCAAGCAGCATAGCAATGCATTCTTTCTTATTCATTACGTTTCCCTCCCAAGGATGATGTCAATATAGTATTTAAATAAACTTATTAGGCTATAGTTGAAACTATTCTATTGTGGATTCCATGAAAAATTACATTTTTATTTTCTTTTTGTAAAATATTAATTCATTCCTGTATTAATTGGGTAATAAACTAAGTGGACAATGCTTATAAAAGGCGGTGTAGAGTTGTCAGAGTACTTGTATAATCAGAATTCAATTTCGCCTCTGGACGTATATTTGTTCCATGAAGGAACTTTATATCGCAGCTACCGCTCACTGGGGGCTCATCTAACAGAAGAAGAAGGGATTCCTGGTGTAAGATTTACGGTCTGGGCCCCTCATGCCCGGCAGGTGGGACTGGCTTCTGACTTCAACCAATGGAAGGGACACAATGATCCTTTATTTAAGATGCCCGATTCGGGACTTTGGAGTCGTTTTTTTCCCGGGCTTACGGAAGGTACATTTTACAAGTATGAAATAACAGGTCCGGATGGACAGACGTTCCTCAAGGCAGATCCGTACGCATTCCATGCTGAAGTAAGACCCGCCACAGCGTCTGTGGTAAGCTCACTGCATGGGTATCAGTGGGGAGATGCCAGCTGGCGGCGTAAGAATAGAGCGCCTTACCAAAAACCGATGAATATTTACGAAATTCATTTCGGTACCTGGAAGCAGAAGGAAGATGGTTCTTTTTACACTTATCGTGAAATGGCTGACCTGCTGATACCTTACATACAAGAGATGGGCTATACACATATAGAGATTATGCCCTTGGCCGAACATCCTTATGATTTATCCTGGGGGTATCAAATCACCGGTTATTTCGCCCCAACCAGCCGCTACGGTACACCGAAGGATCTGATGTATTTCGTGGACCGTTGTCACCAAGCGAACATTGGTGTCATTCTGGACTGGGTTCCGGGACACTTCACCCGTGACGCGCATGGATTAAGGCTGTTCGACGGGACTCCCCAGTTCGAGTATGCGGACCCGCACAAAGCTGACAAGCCGGGATGGGGAACTCTAAGCTTCGACTTCGGCAAGCCTGAGGTTCGCTCGTTCCTGATCTCTAATGCCCTTTACTGGCTGGATATGTATCATTTCGACGGTCTCCGTGTCGATGCAGTCACCAGTATGGTACGGCTTGATTTCGAGAAGAGCGAAGGACAGTATGTGCCTAACGAGTATGGCGGTTATGAGAATCTGGAGGCAACCGCGTTCCTTAGGCAGCTGAATGAAGCTGTATTTCAGGCTTTCCCGCATACGCTGATGATGGCAGAAGAATCCAGCGCCTGGCCGCTTGTTACGTCACCCGTTCATGAAGGTGGACTCGGGTTCAACTATAAATGGAATATGGGCTGGATGAATGATACGCTGGATTATGTAGAAACAGACTTTTACAATAGGCCGCACCATCATAACCTGCTCACATTTCCGATAGTGTATGCCTACTCTGAGAATTTCACGCTGCCACTCTCACATGATGAGGTCGTTCATGGCAAGAAGTCCCTGCTTGATAAAATGCCTGGCAATTACGAGGAGAAATTTGCAGGTCTGCGTGTACTGCTGGGTTACCAGATGACAAGCCCCGGTAAAAAGCTCCTCTTCATGGGAGGCGAGTTCGGGCAGTTCATCGAGTGGAGAGACCAAGGAGAACTGGATTGGTTCCTGCTCGACTATGAGTCCCATCAGCGAATGCTCAAATACACGGCGGCCCTTAACCATTTCTATTTGGGCGAGAAGGCTTTGTGGGAGATGGATCATGGGATGGAAGGTTACGAATGGGTATCTCCGCATGATGCTTCACAAAGTGTGATTTCTTTTGTCCGCAAAGGGAAAAGGCCAAGCGACAGCTTGCTTGTTGTGATTAACTTCCAGCCTGTGTGGAGAGATCCATACCGCCTAGGAGTAGCCAAGCCTGGCACATATGAGCTGGTATTCTCAAGTGATGCTGAAGAGTTCGGAGGCTCGGGGAAAGGCTTGCAGGCGGTCAAGGCCGAGAAGATATCCTGGCACGGTCAGTCATACAGTGTGGAGGTACAAATACCTCCGCTCAGCATTACAATCTGGAAGAAGCTTGGAAGAACGGTGAAGAGACAGCAGACTGAGCTGCAGAGCAGTAACAGCGGGAATGAGGCTGCTAAGAAACGCCAAACTACACAAAGGAGGAAAACGACATGAAAATTCTGTTTGCGGCCGCAGAAGCCATTCCTTTCGTAAAAACGGGTGGTCTGGCCGACGTGATCGGCGCGCTTCCCAAAGCGCTGCTAAAAGCCGGTCATGATGTGCGTATTGTGCTGCCTAAATACAAAGCGATTCCGGATCATTTCCGGAGTCAGCTTGCACCGGTAGATATCACCAAGGTGCCTTTAGCGTGGAGATCTAAATACTGCGGGATTGAACAGCTTGTGTATGAAGATATTCCCGTCTACTTCATCGATAATGAGTTCTACTATGGCCGTGATGGGATCTATGGTTACGGGGACGACGCGGAACGCTTTGCTTTCTTCAACCGGGCAGTACTTGAAATTTTGCCTTACATCGAGTTTCAACCGGATGTCATCCATTGCCACGATTGGCATGCTGCATTGATTCCGGTGCTTTTACAGCATCACTATGCTCACAATCCTTTCTATCAGTCCATGAGGACCGTCTTTACGGTACATAACTTGCTTTATCAAGGCATATTCCCTTACGAGGTACTGCCTGATCTTCTTGACCTCCCGAATCACTATTTTACGCCGGATGGCTTGGAATATTACGGAAATGTCAATTACCTCAAGGCTGGGCTTGTCTACGCGGATCATGTGACCACCGTTAGTCCCACTTATGCGGAAGAGATCAAAACAGAGTATTATGGCTATGGACTTGACGGCCTTCTTAGATCGCTAGGAGGCAAGTTGTCGGGGATCGTTAACGGTATTGATACGAAGCTGTATAACCCGGCAACAGATACCGAAATACCTGCCAAATACCGGACCAGTCTCAATAAGAAGCGTGAGAATAAGCCATTTCTTCAGCAGGAGCTGGGACTGCCTGTAGATCCGAAGATTCCTCTAATCTCAATGGTAACCCGGCTTGTTGACTCCAAAGGATTAGAGCTTGTCAGAAGAGTTCTGGATGAGCTCCTGTATTTTGACAACATTCAGGTCGTTGTTCTGGGAACAGGTGAATATGAGTATGAGCAGTGGTTCCGTGAAGCGGAGGCACGTCATCCCGAGAAGCTGTCCGCCCAAATTAAATTTAATGACGGGTTATCCCGCCGGATCTACGCAGGAAGTGACATTTTCCTGATGCCGTCCAAATTCGAGCCCTGCGGCATTAGCCAGCTGCTGGCTCTCCGCTACGGAAGTATTCCAGTCGTCAGGGAGACCGGCGGTCTGAACGACACCGTTCATTCTTACAATGAATTCACAGGTGAAGGGAACGGGTTCTCATTTAACCATTACAACGCTCACGATATGTTATATACGATTCGTAGAGCAGTTCATATGTATCATCAACCAGATCAATGGAAGAAGATTGTTCGCAATGCATTCGCCGGAGATTACAGCTGGAATGTATCTG contains:
- a CDS encoding response regulator transcription factor yields the protein MSKVLIMEDEESIRSFIVINLKRNGFEVLEAADGNEALSKLTSVPDIDIALLDVMVPGIDGFEVCRRIRETNERIGIIFLTAKVQEQDKVYALSVGADDHVSKPFSPTELIARIHSLLRRVNVYRETSAKVSFTSGPFTLDLISKQFKKNSTMIELTPTEFSLIQYFLEKENTPLSRDQLLDHVWGKEYMGDPKIVDVNIRRIRQKIEANPSDPAYLQTVWGHGYKWKGEGQ
- a CDS encoding glucose-1-phosphate adenylyltransferase, coding for MNKKECIAMLLAGGEGRRLSPLTSKQAKPAVPFGGRYRIIDFPLSNCVNSGIDTIGVLTQYEAESLHEHIGEGDAWGLAHTDNGGIALLPSYNTGSDEYSGTADAIYQNMDYIDAQNPENVLILSGDHIYHMNYREMLDFHVNSNAPATISVMPVPWNEAHRFGVMSIDDQYRITEFAEKPKEPQSNLASMGIYIFKWDYLKQHLIQDANNPNSSHDFGKDVIPNMLADSTSLYAYEFQGYWRDVGTVDSLWEAHMDLLDESAEWQLHNEDWPMYTNEQHTRKSGAKHRAIQANSSLVHDNCGLEGYAERSVLFGGTEVGRFSKIKDSIIMPHAKIGRNVVIERAIIGEGAVIKDGAVIKGNINEVLVIGPGETVVAKPAVRPQPARLLKEVYDANRLRAGGMSS
- a CDS encoding GNAT family N-acetyltransferase, encoding MSKPVGMLTLPDQQLEIHLADHEDTDLICQMLIEAAEWMISQGIYQWNPEQFTQEEIMSYFQYRQIYIIYARTEAAAMFTLQQSDPDYWGMRNSKGYNYLHRLTVRRNFSNSGLGAYIIEWAAERTRKSGGKGLRLDCLAQNLKLNGFYQKLGFRYMGTALKNGREYNLYEQWDTVDSSPADDLVDFVYFNDKDIHLLQSWSASEAFQLQWAGGRWSYPLTEEDMRAYIQDANFPWKSDTLIFKVIHRRSKEIIGHISLSEIDRRNRSARICRVILGDPKYRGRGIGKAMIVEMLRIGFQALNLHRVTLGVFDFNRPAIQVYLSAGFKKEGLMREKILYRNEYWSMLEMSMLRHEWEELYGEDR
- the glgB gene encoding 1,4-alpha-glucan branching protein GlgB, which produces MSEYLYNQNSISPLDVYLFHEGTLYRSYRSLGAHLTEEEGIPGVRFTVWAPHARQVGLASDFNQWKGHNDPLFKMPDSGLWSRFFPGLTEGTFYKYEITGPDGQTFLKADPYAFHAEVRPATASVVSSLHGYQWGDASWRRKNRAPYQKPMNIYEIHFGTWKQKEDGSFYTYREMADLLIPYIQEMGYTHIEIMPLAEHPYDLSWGYQITGYFAPTSRYGTPKDLMYFVDRCHQANIGVILDWVPGHFTRDAHGLRLFDGTPQFEYADPHKADKPGWGTLSFDFGKPEVRSFLISNALYWLDMYHFDGLRVDAVTSMVRLDFEKSEGQYVPNEYGGYENLEATAFLRQLNEAVFQAFPHTLMMAEESSAWPLVTSPVHEGGLGFNYKWNMGWMNDTLDYVETDFYNRPHHHNLLTFPIVYAYSENFTLPLSHDEVVHGKKSLLDKMPGNYEEKFAGLRVLLGYQMTSPGKKLLFMGGEFGQFIEWRDQGELDWFLLDYESHQRMLKYTAALNHFYLGEKALWEMDHGMEGYEWVSPHDASQSVISFVRKGKRPSDSLLVVINFQPVWRDPYRLGVAKPGTYELVFSSDAEEFGGSGKGLQAVKAEKISWHGQSYSVEVQIPPLSITIWKKLGRTVKRQQTELQSSNSGNEAAKKRQTTQRRKTT
- the glgA gene encoding glycogen synthase GlgA produces the protein MKILFAAAEAIPFVKTGGLADVIGALPKALLKAGHDVRIVLPKYKAIPDHFRSQLAPVDITKVPLAWRSKYCGIEQLVYEDIPVYFIDNEFYYGRDGIYGYGDDAERFAFFNRAVLEILPYIEFQPDVIHCHDWHAALIPVLLQHHYAHNPFYQSMRTVFTVHNLLYQGIFPYEVLPDLLDLPNHYFTPDGLEYYGNVNYLKAGLVYADHVTTVSPTYAEEIKTEYYGYGLDGLLRSLGGKLSGIVNGIDTKLYNPATDTEIPAKYRTSLNKKRENKPFLQQELGLPVDPKIPLISMVTRLVDSKGLELVRRVLDELLYFDNIQVVVLGTGEYEYEQWFREAEARHPEKLSAQIKFNDGLSRRIYAGSDIFLMPSKFEPCGISQLLALRYGSIPVVRETGGLNDTVHSYNEFTGEGNGFSFNHYNAHDMLYTIRRAVHMYHQPDQWKKIVRNAFAGDYSWNVSAEEYLEIYQSLLN
- a CDS encoding HAMP domain-containing sensor histidine kinase, with amino-acid sequence MIRKGIGRQIVLHYFIVVFVTLLLVEVIFLFAIRTYYYDSIYSHIANHAAMVTDNFQNSSQSEIQEDTAFYTNIISVFSLANTELQILDRHGHILMTNSSFLSHKPVQTSDLSQALTSNIGKWIGREPATGEMVMSVSSPIQLLGENKYVIRYITSMEPINSKLLNITLLAALVGVVILAVVLLFSMGLANSIVKPINNIRAVSAQMARGRFDVRVKGEYKYELGELAGTLNYMAQEIVRGNQIKDDFISSISHELRTPLTGIKGWSETLTSGGFDPEETRIGMQIIAKETDRLIGLVEEMLDFSKLQQNEMKLVIASVNLKELLQETMLNVWAKAEQKRIQIKLDDHTESAVMVPGDGNRLKQVFLNLVDNAIKFSTEDSWIHLGIRIQDGWAVVEVIDSGIGISDEHLRRVKDRFFQVNHQGGGTGLGLAISQQLVELHNGDMEMRSELGVGTTVSVRLPLLDELDKNEA